One stretch of Arachis hypogaea cultivar Tifrunner chromosome 20, arahy.Tifrunner.gnm2.J5K5, whole genome shotgun sequence DNA includes these proteins:
- the LOC112782259 gene encoding protein FAR1-RELATED SEQUENCE 5-like, which yields MEHAPDNGGSNGGFDSGTREVRPPDLEVDDKMEERVFFDEMIEESDDTEEEFQGMYQDEIEQEAVNSEDLGEQEFQAMFDGNDFSHGVDELYRIEDIENIAMVDFLNIGAHEMECFHFPNLQIAFDFYNHYAKSVGFGARKSKTWKNSKGEYVKQLFVCSCEGFRPEKYYNMENRKREPKSETRCGCLARFVVRFVAYTGRWHVALFVESHNHDCLDPRLVGFLPTHRKIAEADASQMNNMKDAGISTPHIYAMLANQAGGYENVNYTLRDMYNEIARRRCHVLGDARAALRYLKNQKAEDTNLYYEHIVDAKGVLRALFWCDGRSKLDYEVFGDVLAFDATYKKNKYLCLVVVFSGVNHHNQTVVFGSALVTDESKEVYVWLLQQLLATMKGKSPVSMIKDGAPSMRFAIETVFPNAYHRLCAWHLIRNATSNVRNPKFTSMFKKCMLGDYEISVFEQKWFGMVEEFGVAEKNWIIDMYEKRHIWATTHI from the exons ATGGAGCACGCACCTGATAATGGAGGCAGCAATGGCGGTTTCGACAGTGGCACAAGAGAAGTGCGACCACCG GATCTTGAAGTGGATGATAAAATGGAAGAAAGAGTATTCTTTGATGAGATGATAGAAGAGTCAGATGATACAGAGGAGGAATTTCAAGGAATGTATCAAGATGAAATTGAGCAGGAAGCTGTGAATTCTGAGGATTTAGGggagcaagaatttcaagcaatGTTTGATGGGAACGATTTTTCACATGGGGTGGATGAATTATATCGAATAGAAGATATTGAAAATATTGCCATGGTTGATTTTCTGAACATAGGTGCTCATGAGATGGAATGTTTTCATTTTCCTAATCTTCAGATTGCATTTGATTTCTATAACCATTATGCGAAATCTGTTGGTTTTGGTGCTAGAAAAAGTAAGACTTGGAAAAATAGCAAAGGAGAATATGTGAAGCAATTGTTTGTGTGCTCTTGTGAGGGATTTAGACCAGAGAAATATTATAATATGGAAAACAGAAAAAGGGAGCCAAAATCTGAGACTCGTTGTGGTTGCCTGGCTAGGTTTGTAGTTCGTTTTGTGGCTTACACTGGAAGATGGCATGTGGCTTTGTTTGTTGAATCGCACAATCATGATTGCCTTGATCCTAGGTTAGTTGGTTTCCTTCCTACACATAGAAAAATAGCAGAAGCTGATGCTAGTCAAATGAACAACATGAAGGATGCAGGCATTAGCACACCCCATATATATGCTATGTTAGCTAATCAAGCAGGTGGTTATGAAAATGTTAATTATACCTTAAGGGATATGTATAATGAGATTGCTAGGCGAAGGTGTCATGTCCTGGGTGATGCTAGAGCGGCATTGCGATACCTCAAAAACCAGAAAGCTGAAGATACAAACCTCTATTATGAGCACATAGTTGATGCTAAAGGGGTATTGCGAGCTCTATTTTGGTGTGATGGAAGAAGCAAATTAGATTATGAAGTATTTGGAGATGTGCTTGCCTTTGATGCGACATACAAAAAGAACAAGTACTTATGTCTAGTAGTAGTATTTTCCGGTGTGAATCATCACAACCAAACAGTGGTATTTGGAAGTGCTCTAGTTACCGATGAGAGTAAGGAGGTCTACGTGTGGTTATTACAGCAATTATTGGCAACCATGAAGGGAAAATCACCTGTATCTATGATTAAAGATGGTGCTCCATCAATGAGGTTTGCAATTGAGACGGTATTCCCAAATGCCTATCATAGATTATGTGCTTGGCACCTCATTCGGAACGCCACAAGTAATGTTAGAAACCCAAAATTTACATCTATGTTTAAGAAGTGCATGCTAGGAGATTATGAGATTAGTGTGTTTGAGCAGAAGTGGTTTGGAATGGTTGAGGAGTTTGGTGTAGCTGAAAAGAATTGGATTATTGACATGTACGAGAAAAGGCATATATGGGCCACTACACATATTTGA
- the LOC114926134 gene encoding aspartic proteinase Asp1-like: protein MSPSQLLFYHEVEYANHYSSLGVLVNDVYLLNFTNGIQLRVRMTLGCGYDHLFQEHSYHPLDGMLGLGRGRSSLVSQLNSQGLVRNVVGHCLSSEGGGYIYFGHLNKELAWKPLKEAHDDHTLPQCWHGRRPFRSIHKVRKYFKPMALSFAGGGRSKAQFEIPPEAHLIISNMGNVCLGILNGSEDLNLIGGEGNLEIGSLREVDVKSRLPATTSTERLEILDDNQHILSVRIIGGDHRLRVCNYELYVQGGIYVGPS from the exons ATGTCGCCGTCGCAGCTTCTT TTTTACCATGAAGTTGAGTATGCAAATCATTACTCttcccttggtgttcttgtgaatgaTGTGTACCTTCTGAACTTCACAAATGGAATCCAACTGAGAGTTAGAATGACACTTGGATGTGGATATGATCATCTATTTCAAGAGCATTCATACCATCCATTGGATGGAATGCTTGGTCTTGGAAGGGGAAGATCAAGCTTGGTTTCACAGCTTAATAGTCAGGGTTTGGTTAGAAATGTAGTTGGACACTGCTTGAGTTCAGAAGGGGGAGGCTATATCTATTTTGGTCAT TTAAATAAGGAGTTAGCTTGGAAGCCTTTAAAAGAAGCACATGATGATCACACTCTCCCTCAATGTTGGCATGGTAGAAGACCTTTCAGAAGCATACATAAAGTTAGAAAATACTTCAAGCCTATGGCACTTTCTTTTGCTGGCGGCGGCCGAAGTAAAGCTCAGTTTGAAATCCCTCCTGAGGCACACCTCATAATATCA AACATGGGAAATGTTTGCTTGGGAATCTTAAATGGATCTGAAGATCTAAACCTAATTGGAG GTGAG GGGAACCTTGAGATTGGGAGTTTAAGAGAAGTTGATGTTAAGTCACGGCTACCTGCCACTACCAGCACTGAGAGATTGGAGATTCTTGATGACAATCAGCATATTCTTAGTGTAAGGATCATTGGTGGTGATCACAGACTCAGGGTATGTAACTATGAACTATATGTTCAAGGTGGCATTTACGTTGGTCCCTCTTAA